From the Candidatus Deferrimicrobiaceae bacterium genome, the window GTGGCAATTCTTTCCGCTTGGTCGTTACTCTATCTCCGACTAAAAAATGAAAACATAAACAGTCGCATCGTGATTCAGAGAAGCACGATGACGTACGAATGCCCGATTGCCGACATGTTTACAGCTTCATCTGTTGTTCGCAACCCAGCGGCTTGGTTCAAATTTATCAACATGCTTAGGCGAAAGAATCGCGCCAGAGTAAAGGTAATCTCTATTCTGCACTGTAGAGATAGAAAAGTAGGTAACCTCGAGGGTGACTTCGTAGCATTAGATTCACAAACAGCCTAACCACAGGCTGAAGCTGGCGGCACCCCTGGCTAAATTCATGTGTGCCTGCAGCTTAAGCCGAGCGTTCGCCACATTGGAAAAAACAATAATGACAACTCCTGATAGGCAGCATACCATTGGAGTCGATAGGCGATCGCTCACTACATTACGTGAACCCACTGTTGGTCTCTCAATATGCGAAGATATAAGGACAGTTTCGCTATTGCATGGAAAGGGGATGAATTTGTATGACTTATAAAAAAATCGCCATGGAACATGATAAGAAGATCGGTCTTGTCGCGCACGACAACAAGAAGAGCGATCTGATTGAATGGGTAAAATACAATCGAGTGCTCTTGGCTCACCACAAAATATATGCGACAGGGACAACCGGCGAGATCTTGGAACGAGAGCTTGGTGTCAAAATCACCAAACTCCAGAGTGGACCATTGGGCGGTGATCAGCAAATCGGCGCCAAAATCGCTGACAGCGAGATCGATTTTCTCATCTTTTTCTGGGATCCGCTTGAACCGATGCCCCACGATCCAGATGTCAAGGCGCTCTTGCGCATGGCAGTCGTTTGGAACATTCCCATTGCCTGCAATCGCGCCTCCGCCGATTTCATG encodes:
- a CDS encoding methylglyoxal synthase codes for the protein MTYKKIAMEHDKKIGLVAHDNKKSDLIEWVKYNRVLLAHHKIYATGTTGEILERELGVKITKLQSGPLGGDQQIGAKIADSEIDFLIFFWDPLEPMPHDPDVKALLRMAVVWNIPIACNRASADFMISSPLMDSHYDRLVPDYDVYRTRKITGDE